One genomic window of Halolamina sediminis includes the following:
- a CDS encoding SDR family oxidoreductase, which produces MDLELDDTSALVTASSSGLGKASATALAREGANVVVNGRDEDRLAEAVEEIDGVGDGEVVGVQGDLTEKDDIEHLVERTVEEFGGIDTLVTSAGGPPSGAFLETDDEDWYEAFDLLVMSAVRTVRAAAPHLKESDHGTMTFVTSRSVKEAIDSLVLSNSVRMAVIGLEKTLSKELAPEVRSNAVLPGPHETSRIEELVEQAVDRGDYDDYEEGLADWGDGIPMERIGEPMELGDTVAFLSSPKSSYINGVALPIEGGAGASNL; this is translated from the coding sequence ATGGATCTGGAACTCGACGACACGAGCGCACTGGTGACGGCATCGAGCAGCGGTCTCGGCAAGGCGTCGGCGACGGCGCTGGCTCGCGAGGGCGCCAACGTCGTCGTCAACGGTCGAGACGAGGATCGACTCGCCGAGGCCGTCGAGGAGATCGACGGCGTCGGCGACGGCGAGGTCGTCGGCGTCCAGGGCGACCTGACGGAGAAAGACGACATCGAACACCTCGTCGAGCGGACGGTCGAGGAGTTCGGCGGGATCGACACACTGGTCACCAGCGCCGGCGGCCCGCCCAGCGGCGCGTTCCTCGAGACTGACGACGAGGACTGGTACGAGGCGTTCGACCTGCTGGTGATGAGCGCGGTCCGGACGGTCCGGGCGGCGGCGCCGCATCTGAAGGAGTCCGACCACGGGACGATGACGTTCGTCACCTCCCGCTCGGTGAAGGAGGCGATCGACTCGCTCGTCCTCTCGAACTCCGTCCGGATGGCCGTGATCGGGCTGGAGAAGACGCTCTCGAAGGAGCTCGCGCCGGAGGTCCGCTCGAACGCGGTGCTGCCCGGCCCTCACGAGACCTCGCGGATCGAGGAGCTCGTCGAGCAGGCGGTCGACCGCGGCGACTACGACGACTACGAGGAAGGGCTGGCCGACTGGGGCGACGGCATCCCGATGGAGCGCATCGGCGAGCCGATGGAGCTGGGCGACACCGTCGCCTTCCTCTCCTCGCCGAAGTCCTCCTACATCAACGGCGTCGCGCTCCCGATCGAGGGCGGTGCCGGCGCGAGCAACCTGTAA
- a CDS encoding ArsR/SmtB family transcription factor produces the protein MSEELEAVAGLLEDETARAILTRTNREPMSASELEQRCDASGPTIYRRLERLREHDLIEERTRPDPEAGHHKQVYAPNLRRVTVELVDGELHLEIDRREDMSDRFTRLIEGI, from the coding sequence GTGAGTGAGGAGCTCGAGGCGGTCGCCGGGCTGCTGGAGGACGAGACAGCCCGGGCTATCCTCACTCGAACGAACAGAGAACCCATGTCCGCAAGCGAACTCGAACAGCGGTGTGACGCGTCGGGGCCGACGATCTACCGGCGGCTCGAACGGCTCCGGGAGCACGACCTGATCGAGGAACGGACCCGGCCGGATCCGGAGGCTGGCCACCACAAGCAGGTGTACGCCCCGAACCTCCGGCGGGTGACCGTCGAGCTCGTCGACGGCGAACTCCACCTCGAGATCGACCGCCGGGAGGACATGTCCGACCGATTCACGCGATTGATCGAGGGGATCTGA
- a CDS encoding dolichyl-phosphate hexose transferase has translation MSEYTLADVSVVMGSYNEAEAIGPVLEDIDEATDGQAEVVVVDSSSDGTAEIARDHGATVIEQEPQGYGYAVCKALLSATNPVRITTDCDGTYPMARIPDFLDLINEGYDVVSGDRLYHGADTMPTLNRFGNYAFAGLSSVLSGEYLHDVTTGMRAYHEDVIEEITWTENTGLSAELLIRPAMRGYEIREEPIAYDERLGETKLDPFSGGAEIAGSILGVCAAERKRQLTSLF, from the coding sequence ATGAGCGAGTACACGCTCGCGGACGTGAGCGTCGTGATGGGCAGCTACAACGAGGCGGAGGCAATCGGACCAGTGCTGGAGGATATCGACGAGGCCACCGACGGACAAGCCGAGGTCGTCGTCGTCGACAGTTCGAGCGACGGCACTGCCGAGATCGCCCGCGACCACGGCGCGACCGTGATCGAGCAGGAGCCCCAGGGGTACGGGTACGCGGTGTGTAAGGCGCTGCTGTCGGCGACCAACCCCGTACGGATCACCACCGACTGCGACGGCACCTACCCGATGGCGCGGATCCCGGACTTCCTCGACCTCATCAACGAGGGGTACGACGTGGTCAGCGGCGACCGGCTCTACCACGGTGCGGACACGATGCCGACGCTGAACCGCTTCGGCAACTACGCCTTTGCGGGGCTGTCGAGCGTGCTCTCGGGGGAGTACCTCCACGACGTGACGACGGGGATGCGCGCCTACCACGAGGACGTGATCGAGGAGATCACCTGGACGGAGAACACCGGGCTCTCGGCGGAGCTGCTGATCCGGCCGGCGATGCGCGGGTACGAGATCCGCGAGGAGCCGATCGCCTACGACGAACGGCTGGGCGAGACGAAGCTCGACCCGTTCTCCGGCGGCGCCGAGATCGCGGGTTCGATCCTGGGAGTGTGTGCGGCGGAGCGCAAGCGGCAGTTGACGAGTCTGTTCTAA
- a CDS encoding CPBP family intramembrane glutamic endopeptidase, with product MSLVTTAGGLVVAFAGYPTARRIGGRFATPAVLPDDETVREHLLKWFVTGVLLAYVVGVEGNSFASLGATLPPSIPIAGGVGGVAGLLVWWIGGLVGTIALSTVAYNLFRHFEWDTGEAFSAEQGERPAAVFLFTAVTAGLTESLLYQAYPIERLAALSGSVVIAGVVSWLVFTVVHYATGRFSLQATVYTSVPALAVTVLYVLSGSVYVIVLVHATVNALSFLSQ from the coding sequence ATGAGCCTCGTCACCACCGCCGGCGGCCTCGTCGTCGCGTTCGCCGGCTACCCCACCGCACGCCGGATCGGCGGGCGGTTCGCCACGCCCGCGGTGCTTCCGGACGACGAGACAGTCCGGGAGCACCTGCTGAAGTGGTTCGTAACGGGCGTACTGCTGGCGTATGTGGTGGGCGTCGAGGGAAACTCGTTTGCCTCGCTCGGGGCGACGCTGCCGCCGTCGATACCGATCGCCGGCGGCGTCGGCGGCGTCGCCGGCCTGCTCGTCTGGTGGATCGGCGGGCTCGTCGGCACGATCGCGCTCTCGACGGTCGCGTACAACCTCTTCCGGCATTTCGAGTGGGACACGGGCGAGGCGTTCTCCGCGGAGCAGGGCGAGCGACCGGCCGCGGTGTTCCTGTTCACCGCGGTCACCGCCGGGCTCACCGAGTCCCTCCTCTATCAGGCCTACCCGATCGAGCGGCTCGCCGCACTGTCGGGGTCGGTCGTCATCGCTGGCGTCGTCTCGTGGCTCGTCTTCACCGTAGTCCACTACGCGACCGGCCGATTCTCGCTGCAGGCGACAGTGTACACGAGCGTGCCCGCACTGGCAGTGACGGTGCTGTACGTGCTTTCGGGCAGCGTCTACGTCATCGTGCTCGTCCACGCGACGGTGAACGCGCTCAGCTTCCTCTCGCAGTAG
- the hpt gene encoding hypoxanthine/guanine phosphoribosyltransferase: MDQLRRSLLEAPIIEKGEYQYFVHPISDGVPTLEPGLLREIVIKICRKVELEDVDKIVTPAAMGIHISTALSLMTDVPIVVIRKRQYGLEGEVSLSQQTGYSESEMYINDVEAGDSVLVIDDVLSTGGTLSAICEALDGIGADVTDVVAVIKKAGENELDGQVDYKTLINVRVEDGEVVIVDENGDG, encoded by the coding sequence ATGGATCAACTCCGCCGGTCGCTTCTGGAGGCGCCGATCATCGAGAAAGGCGAGTACCAGTACTTCGTCCACCCGATCAGCGACGGCGTTCCGACGCTGGAGCCGGGGCTGCTCCGGGAGATCGTGATCAAGATCTGCCGGAAAGTGGAGCTCGAGGACGTTGACAAGATCGTCACCCCCGCGGCGATGGGGATCCACATCTCGACCGCGCTCTCGCTGATGACCGACGTGCCGATCGTCGTGATTCGCAAGCGCCAGTACGGGCTGGAGGGTGAGGTGTCGCTCTCCCAGCAGACCGGCTACTCGGAGTCGGAGATGTACATCAACGACGTGGAGGCCGGCGACTCGGTGCTCGTGATCGACGACGTGCTCTCGACGGGTGGCACGCTCTCGGCGATCTGCGAGGCGCTCGACGGCATCGGCGCCGACGTGACCGACGTGGTGGCGGTGATCAAGAAGGCCGGCGAGAACGAGCTCGACGGGCAGGTCGACTACAAGACGCTGATCAACGTCCGCGTCGAGGACGGCGAGGTCGTGATCGTCGACGAGAACGGCGACGGGTAG
- a CDS encoding DUF7521 family protein has protein sequence MFEPLQVGATTGAFLQAYEMVGAALGLFIAYLAYRGYRRNDSRPMLYLAIGFGIILGLPVPVVAVSLLFPSIPGPVNQAFIQTLEIGGLLCIIYALRMEP, from the coding sequence ATGTTCGAACCACTCCAAGTGGGCGCGACCACCGGCGCGTTCCTGCAGGCCTACGAGATGGTCGGCGCGGCGCTGGGGCTGTTCATCGCCTATCTCGCCTACCGCGGCTACCGGCGCAACGACAGCCGACCGATGCTGTACCTCGCGATCGGCTTCGGGATCATCCTCGGACTCCCGGTTCCGGTCGTGGCGGTCTCGCTACTGTTCCCGTCGATCCCCGGTCCCGTGAATCAGGCGTTCATCCAGACGCTGGAGATTGGTGGGCTGCTCTGTATCATCTACGCGCTCCGTATGGAGCCGTAG
- a CDS encoding YqjF family protein, translated as MERHYLSMGWRDALFAHWPVDAAVVDDRLPAGLTARTHDGSAWLGIIAFVMEDIRPRGVPTPLGLTFGEANLRTYVAGPDGGEGIYFFNLDADDRLSVRIARQFYQLPYYTAHMEIDRASEAPGETGPHERTIELASHRAHAGVPDAHLDATYGPVGERFRPEDGTLEQFLVENYRFYLAEGDVGERDGTDPSLFYGDVAHPPWDLYEADLDLRSTDFFEANGFERPDTAPLAHYSPGVPVRADRIRKVD; from the coding sequence ATGGAGCGTCACTACCTCTCGATGGGCTGGCGGGACGCGCTGTTCGCCCACTGGCCCGTCGACGCCGCGGTCGTCGATGACCGGCTCCCGGCCGGGCTCACTGCCCGGACCCACGACGGCAGCGCGTGGCTGGGGATCATCGCGTTCGTGATGGAGGACATCCGGCCGCGGGGGGTTCCAACACCGCTCGGGCTCACGTTCGGCGAGGCGAACCTCCGAACGTACGTCGCGGGCCCGGACGGCGGCGAGGGGATCTACTTCTTCAACCTCGACGCCGACGACCGGCTGAGCGTCAGAATCGCCCGGCAGTTCTACCAGCTCCCCTACTACACCGCCCACATGGAGATCGACCGGGCGAGTGAGGCCCCGGGCGAGACCGGCCCCCACGAGCGGACGATCGAGCTGGCCAGCCACCGCGCCCACGCCGGCGTTCCGGACGCCCACCTCGACGCCACCTACGGCCCGGTAGGCGAGCGGTTCCGACCCGAAGACGGGACGCTCGAACAGTTCCTCGTCGAGAACTACCGGTTCTACCTCGCCGAGGGGGACGTGGGCGAGCGGGACGGAACCGACCCCAGCCTCTTCTACGGCGACGTCGCCCACCCGCCGTGGGATCTCTACGAGGCGGACCTCGACCTCCGCTCGACGGACTTCTTCGAGGCCAACGGGTTCGAGCGCCCCGACACGGCGCCGCTAGCACACTACTCGCCGGGCGTTCCGGTGCGGGCCGATCGGATCAGGAAAGTCGACTGA
- a CDS encoding type II CAAX endopeptidase family protein, with product MSDSPLDAVDRHPAATYFALTLAFSWGVWLPVLPAVDGPMVKVAALPGAFGPLAAAAVVTRLRGESVRGWLVSTLDWRRSPRWYAAALALPLGVSSAMGVAMFVLADGLAKGTLRPALAAFAINVVFATLLGGGQEEFGWRGFALPHLQARYSALTASVVVGAVWALWHAPMFVFGVYETAPAGYAAFVVVASVAFTWLYNGSRGCVPAAILMHGMLNASVNLPLQAVGGPSALPVPFTALLVAGFGLSALGLVARYGPETLSAGERRTPTWTGDRPERRATAETAGVEA from the coding sequence ATGTCCGACTCTCCACTCGACGCGGTCGACCGACACCCCGCCGCAACGTACTTCGCACTCACGCTCGCGTTCTCGTGGGGCGTGTGGCTCCCCGTTCTCCCGGCCGTCGACGGGCCGATGGTGAAAGTCGCGGCCCTTCCCGGCGCGTTCGGGCCGCTGGCCGCCGCCGCCGTCGTTACCCGCCTGCGCGGCGAGTCCGTTCGGGGCTGGCTCGTGTCGACGCTCGACTGGCGGCGCTCGCCGCGGTGGTACGCCGCCGCGCTGGCGCTTCCCCTCGGGGTCAGTTCGGCGATGGGCGTCGCGATGTTCGTGCTCGCGGACGGCCTCGCGAAGGGAACTCTCCGTCCCGCGCTCGCGGCGTTCGCGATCAACGTCGTCTTCGCTACGCTGCTCGGCGGCGGACAGGAGGAGTTCGGCTGGCGTGGGTTCGCGCTCCCACACCTGCAGGCCCGCTACAGCGCGCTGACTGCGAGCGTCGTTGTCGGCGCCGTCTGGGCGCTGTGGCACGCACCGATGTTCGTCTTCGGCGTGTACGAGACGGCACCCGCGGGCTACGCAGCGTTTGTCGTCGTCGCCTCGGTCGCGTTCACGTGGCTGTACAACGGCTCGCGGGGCTGTGTGCCCGCGGCGATCCTGATGCACGGGATGCTCAACGCGAGCGTGAACCTCCCGCTGCAAGCCGTCGGTGGGCCGTCGGCGCTCCCGGTGCCGTTCACTGCCCTGCTGGTCGCCGGCTTCGGCCTGTCGGCGCTCGGACTGGTGGCTCGCTACGGCCCCGAGACGCTCTCCGCAGGGGAGAGACGGACGCCGACGTGGACGGGTGATCGGCCGGAACGGCGTGCGACGGCCGAGACGGCGGGGGTGGAGGCGTGA
- a CDS encoding glyoxalase/bleomycin resistance/dioxygenase family protein encodes MVDSDADLPDGTGGIVFFRTENRETVVDWYRDVVGAETWLEQPGCTILSFRGFRFGFCGGEETETEGILTFVYDDAAAVDAMHERVGDAADEEPHENETYDIYQFFASDPDGRTAEFQTFH; translated from the coding sequence ATGGTCGACTCCGACGCCGATCTGCCCGACGGAACCGGCGGAATCGTCTTCTTCCGAACCGAGAACCGCGAGACGGTCGTCGACTGGTACCGCGACGTCGTCGGCGCCGAGACATGGCTCGAACAGCCGGGCTGTACGATCCTCTCCTTCCGGGGGTTCCGGTTCGGCTTCTGTGGCGGCGAGGAGACGGAGACCGAAGGGATCCTGACGTTCGTCTACGACGACGCGGCGGCCGTCGACGCGATGCACGAGCGCGTCGGCGATGCTGCCGACGAGGAGCCCCACGAGAACGAGACGTACGACATCTACCAGTTCTTCGCGAGCGATCCCGACGGCCGGACGGCGGAGTTCCAGACGTTCCACTGA
- a CDS encoding helix-turn-helix transcriptional regulator yields MENDLKVWRAKADVTQAELAKELDVARQTINAIERGRYDPSLELAFKLARYFDCSIEEIFTYEPDDGT; encoded by the coding sequence ATGGAGAACGATCTCAAAGTCTGGCGAGCGAAAGCGGACGTGACACAGGCGGAGCTCGCGAAGGAACTCGACGTGGCGCGACAGACGATCAACGCGATCGAGCGCGGTCGGTACGACCCCTCGCTCGAACTCGCCTTCAAGCTCGCCCGTTACTTCGACTGTTCGATCGAAGAGATATTCACGTACGAACCGGACGACGGCACCTGA
- a CDS encoding ABC transporter ATP-binding protein, with protein sequence MDAAVVADDVTKRYGDLVAVDGVSLSVPAGTVFGLIGPNGAGKTSLVRCLTGTTNYEGEVSLLGSSPETVDRSWIGLLPQSFSPPERLTVRELLGYYADLYDEARDVSSVIAEVGLDESAGTWYEELSGGQQRRACVGITLVNDPDVLFLDEPTTGIDPAGRRDLWTLIEELAAAGTTVVLTSHSMDEVERLADEVAMLADGEVVAEGSPAALIAEHGGESRLEIRTEAGADPLADHGFRVEASAGRLTLHDVDAAEIDDAVDVLAAAGIEYESFTWTEPTLEDVYLELTGESFRGDGVAGPAEPPAEAEVER encoded by the coding sequence ATGGACGCGGCAGTCGTCGCTGACGACGTGACCAAACGCTACGGCGACCTCGTCGCCGTCGACGGCGTCTCGCTGTCGGTGCCCGCCGGGACGGTGTTCGGGCTCATCGGCCCGAACGGCGCGGGGAAGACCTCCCTCGTACGCTGTCTCACCGGCACGACCAACTACGAGGGCGAGGTGTCGCTGCTCGGTAGCTCGCCCGAGACCGTCGACCGATCGTGGATCGGCCTGCTCCCGCAGTCGTTCTCCCCACCGGAACGCCTCACCGTCCGGGAGCTGCTGGGCTACTACGCCGACCTCTACGACGAGGCCCGCGACGTGTCCTCGGTTATCGCCGAGGTCGGCCTCGACGAGTCGGCGGGCACGTGGTACGAGGAACTCTCCGGCGGCCAGCAGCGCCGGGCCTGCGTGGGCATCACGCTCGTCAACGATCCGGACGTGCTGTTCCTCGACGAGCCGACCACCGGGATCGACCCCGCGGGCCGCCGGGACCTCTGGACGCTGATCGAGGAACTCGCGGCCGCGGGGACGACGGTCGTGCTCACCAGCCACTCGATGGACGAGGTCGAACGGCTCGCCGACGAGGTGGCGATGCTGGCCGACGGCGAGGTCGTGGCCGAGGGATCGCCCGCCGCGCTGATCGCGGAACACGGCGGCGAGTCGCGCCTCGAAATCCGGACCGAGGCCGGTGCCGACCCCCTCGCTGACCACGGTTTCCGCGTCGAAGCGTCCGCCGGCCGGCTCACGCTTCACGACGTCGACGCCGCGGAGATCGACGACGCGGTCGACGTGCTCGCGGCCGCCGGGATCGAGTACGAGTCGTTCACTTGGACGGAACCGACGCTCGAGGACGTCTACCTCGAACTCACGGGTGAGTCGTTCCGTGGAGACGGCGTCGCGGGGCCCGCAGAACCCCCCGCCGAGGCGGAGGTGGAGCGATGA
- a CDS encoding NAD(P)/FAD-dependent oxidoreductase translates to MTDVIVVGGGPAGLSAALFAEKNGLETTVFDTDKTWMHKAHLFNYPGVGSQDGTAFLDTLRTQVDSFGVDRKQGVEVTDVTTTDDGFAVTTEDGEHEAPYVVLATGANRDLAEDLGCELTDEGVVDADVTMETSVENAYATGAMIRAEEWQAVISAGDGAAAALNILSKEKGEHYHDFDVPADAESTFGAMTDEE, encoded by the coding sequence GTGACCGACGTAATCGTCGTCGGCGGTGGTCCCGCCGGACTGAGCGCTGCACTGTTCGCCGAGAAGAACGGCCTCGAAACCACGGTGTTCGACACCGACAAGACGTGGATGCACAAGGCCCACCTGTTCAACTACCCCGGCGTGGGCTCACAGGACGGGACGGCCTTCCTCGATACGCTGCGCACACAGGTCGACAGCTTCGGCGTCGACCGGAAGCAGGGCGTCGAGGTGACCGACGTGACGACGACCGACGACGGGTTCGCCGTGACCACCGAGGACGGTGAGCACGAGGCGCCGTACGTGGTGCTCGCGACGGGTGCGAACCGCGACCTCGCGGAGGATCTGGGCTGTGAACTCACCGACGAGGGCGTCGTCGACGCCGACGTGACGATGGAGACCAGTGTCGAGAACGCCTACGCCACGGGCGCGATGATCCGCGCCGAGGAGTGGCAGGCGGTCATCTCCGCGGGCGACGGCGCCGCCGCCGCGCTCAACATCCTCAGCAAGGAGAAAGGCGAACACTACCACGACTTCGACGTGCCCGCCGACGCCGAGTCGACGTTCGGGGCGATGACCGACGAGGAGTAA
- a CDS encoding ABC transporter permease codes for MSRFGRIGSECRAGAKAFLRRRTAVFFTFFFPVIIVLIFGVLVGTQPTGGGLFAEPPGYYLPGYLAVVVLFTPLSRVGSEFARHCEGSRFEKLATTPLRRWEWLLAHTLVNVFVIGAASLLIFGLVVALVDAQIAVGAHLLFLIPFVALGVALFCGLGAVLGRLADSQDGVIAASNSVALPLLFLSETFVTPALLPTWFRPITNLSPLTYFARGVRSLTYTGAQTSAGVDPVALALGDLGMLAALSTVFFLAGAYAVPRGD; via the coding sequence ATGAGCCGCTTCGGCCGGATCGGTAGCGAGTGCCGCGCGGGCGCGAAGGCGTTCCTGCGCCGGCGCACGGCGGTGTTTTTTACCTTCTTCTTCCCGGTGATCATCGTGCTGATCTTCGGCGTACTCGTGGGCACTCAGCCCACCGGCGGCGGGCTGTTCGCGGAGCCGCCGGGCTACTACCTCCCCGGCTACCTCGCCGTCGTCGTGCTGTTCACGCCGCTGTCGCGGGTGGGCAGCGAGTTCGCGCGCCACTGCGAGGGGAGCCGCTTCGAGAAGCTGGCGACGACGCCGCTGCGCCGCTGGGAGTGGCTGCTCGCACACACGCTCGTGAACGTGTTCGTGATCGGCGCCGCCTCGCTGCTGATCTTCGGCCTCGTGGTCGCGCTCGTCGACGCGCAGATCGCCGTCGGCGCCCACCTACTGTTCCTGATTCCCTTCGTCGCGCTGGGCGTTGCGCTGTTCTGCGGGCTGGGGGCGGTTCTCGGCCGACTGGCAGACTCACAGGACGGCGTCATCGCCGCGAGCAACTCAGTGGCGCTTCCCCTGCTGTTCCTCTCGGAGACGTTCGTCACCCCGGCGCTACTACCGACGTGGTTCCGCCCGATCACGAACCTCTCGCCGCTAACGTACTTCGCTCGCGGCGTGCGATCGCTGACCTACACGGGCGCCCAAACGTCGGCCGGCGTCGATCCGGTCGCGCTCGCACTGGGAGATCTGGGTATGCTCGCGGCGCTGTCGACGGTGTTCTTCCTCGCCGGCGCGTACGCGGTGCCGCGCGGCGACTGA